A genomic region of candidate division WOR-3 bacterium contains the following coding sequences:
- a CDS encoding S8 family serine peptidase: MKKIAILMVIATLALGAIKTQVPTPVQPVQKEEQKNDWESPVDRTDIIPVFSSEVKSQFIPVTYGDATKIAFSNGISFDTKLLGKNGEPDLPVDLKTQYRDDETGYYIVQFSGPIYGPEKDWLEAQGAKIHFYIPNYGFVISLKNQAQKNAILANPAVNWLGIYQPAYKISRLFDAVDGEHVVTILLFNDADMTVALEKIKAVSLARDIITSDNGINKMVWCTVNKADLNKLANIKEIYWIEPYIQPHAYNVNVQWVVMTGYRSTAPPNNDDTARRMWGMGIYGDGEIINHCDSGINTQHYLHRAGSAQITTWGVYPTHNKIVAYDSGAPAQIVFGDGSGASYHGTHTGCTAAGNDTTLGTSYYDGVAKRARIYHNDCGDNTSSSIYTFGDLNDLYIRPYNKYYASHGIRAYLSTNSWGADVGGAYTGMSLNVDQFMWAHKDFLLFYSNGNSGPSANTVGSPATAKNCVSVGATGNGTSSNSLASYSSRGPTDDNRIKPTICTPGSSVISATTGTTGTGTMSGTSMASPGACGAGALVRQYLREGWYPTGKKVAGNAWSYISAAMIKAILINCADPNVSGGTVPDNNIGWGRVDLDSTLYFAGDTRKTLLVDDTIGILTGERKDYHFSVPSGAANLKITLVWTDYPGNPAVNKQIVNDLDLYVQVGNTYYRGNQYSGGQSVANPPGRDSLNVEECVRVNSPTAGDWLVRIEGRNVPYGPQPFALVITYTAATVAGVVTTDKAVYRANDFIIDTVRVRVEDPNYGVVGIRDTVRVVLTGKYIETQPETLRCVELAESAYVFKGEIPLLFRGAVHGDGRLSVCQGDTIYVSYTDNNPSYVSTTWAAVDAWYFNIYNVHCENIDATSVDICWNTNEGANSKVYYGTNPNNLNLVAQVDTPYCMPHRVKLTGLTPNTIYYYDVESKDFRGNAVRDNNGGLHYTFKTKPQAGIDVLVVVLNNNLQGTEFAHPDFMKNALIAGGWTYNWWSTKDQGQYRRNDLKWYKAVYFQVGQENYPVWTVAQKETIKTYHDGGARFAMTGHDIGWDTWQYSRVDTIFAKDYLHFRYIGDITATTWTSLRGIAGDPISGNYTAGVTYQPFRQGAAGDSIRLSGTGAAGTGTYVWHGNAANDSCGIKWESTNNMGTPGDGVWGGQRTRVVTNAFEITQIDTTNPNSTTRTDILNNMFIWLIGHDHPDVTISSPVAGQTYTSSPITISWTATAYGGAQIDTTWIEYSPDGGSTWYLIASGTNLTSPYSWNVSTLQNSNRYRVRVTVNDKNVYPSMRGFAETGNFRINIAGNDDLGPKVIPNSIIVANNPKFVTSTDTVLTFTAVVSDSETGLSTIGAASYIAKSPNASSGEVPMTVVDGAWDEIVEDVAGSIRLVYTPNVVNICTLFVRGRDNASYRAQNWGAWYYRTFTLINGDIRPVGISEGSNIIPVAYNLSAPMPNPAKGVVRIHYAIPHPTKVTLKIYNCLGQVVRTLVDAEQKPGVYTIYWDGRDENGRRLAAGIYFYQMVSDEFTDTKKTILLK; encoded by the coding sequence ATGAAAAAAATCGCGATTCTAATGGTAATAGCAACACTGGCACTGGGGGCAATAAAAACCCAGGTGCCCACGCCGGTTCAACCGGTTCAAAAAGAAGAACAAAAAAATGATTGGGAAAGTCCAGTAGACCGCACCGACATCATTCCAGTATTCTCAAGCGAGGTTAAATCTCAATTCATTCCTGTTACCTATGGAGATGCAACGAAGATTGCTTTCTCCAACGGTATTTCATTTGATACCAAACTTCTGGGCAAAAATGGTGAACCGGATTTACCTGTGGATCTAAAGACACAATATCGGGATGATGAAACTGGCTACTATATCGTTCAATTTTCAGGACCGATCTATGGACCTGAGAAAGACTGGCTTGAAGCACAGGGTGCGAAGATTCATTTCTACATTCCCAACTATGGATTTGTCATCTCTCTAAAGAATCAAGCACAGAAAAATGCCATTTTGGCTAATCCAGCAGTTAACTGGTTGGGTATTTATCAGCCGGCTTATAAGATTTCCCGGCTTTTTGATGCGGTTGATGGTGAACATGTGGTGACGATTCTGCTTTTCAATGATGCTGATATGACCGTGGCTCTGGAAAAAATCAAGGCAGTATCCTTAGCCCGGGATATTATCACTTCCGACAATGGTATCAACAAAATGGTCTGGTGCACGGTTAATAAGGCGGACTTGAATAAACTGGCGAATATCAAAGAGATTTACTGGATTGAACCCTATATCCAGCCTCATGCCTATAATGTCAATGTTCAGTGGGTAGTGATGACTGGCTATCGTTCAACAGCCCCACCTAACAATGATGATACAGCCCGCCGGATGTGGGGGATGGGGATTTACGGTGATGGTGAAATCATCAACCATTGTGATTCAGGAATCAATACCCAGCACTATCTGCATCGTGCCGGTAGTGCCCAGATTACGACCTGGGGTGTATATCCGACGCATAATAAAATCGTTGCCTATGATTCTGGTGCACCGGCTCAAATAGTATTTGGTGATGGTTCTGGTGCTTCTTATCATGGCACCCATACCGGTTGTACTGCAGCAGGGAATGATACGACTTTAGGGACGAGTTATTATGATGGTGTGGCCAAACGTGCCCGGATATACCACAATGATTGTGGTGATAATACGAGTTCTTCGATCTATACCTTTGGGGATTTGAATGATCTCTATATCCGGCCTTATAACAAATACTATGCGAGCCATGGAATAAGGGCGTATTTGAGCACCAACTCTTGGGGTGCAGATGTGGGGGGTGCATATACAGGCATGAGCCTCAATGTCGATCAGTTCATGTGGGCTCATAAGGATTTTCTGTTATTCTATTCTAATGGAAATTCTGGTCCGTCAGCGAATACAGTAGGTTCTCCAGCGACAGCTAAAAACTGTGTTTCGGTTGGAGCCACTGGTAATGGCACATCTTCCAATTCCCTTGCTTCTTATTCCAGCCGTGGTCCAACCGATGATAACCGTATCAAACCAACTATCTGCACGCCAGGTTCAAGTGTTATTTCTGCCACCACCGGAACCACAGGAACTGGAACGATGTCTGGAACGAGTATGGCTTCGCCTGGAGCATGTGGTGCAGGTGCACTGGTTAGACAATACTTAAGAGAGGGTTGGTATCCTACGGGTAAAAAGGTCGCCGGAAATGCCTGGTCTTATATCAGTGCGGCAATGATAAAGGCGATATTGATAAACTGCGCGGACCCAAATGTTTCAGGTGGAACTGTTCCGGATAACAATATCGGCTGGGGTCGGGTTGACCTTGATTCCACACTATATTTTGCCGGTGATACCCGTAAGACGCTCCTCGTCGATGATACCATCGGTATTTTGACCGGTGAGCGAAAGGATTACCATTTCAGTGTTCCTTCAGGTGCCGCGAATTTAAAGATCACCCTTGTCTGGACCGATTATCCAGGCAACCCAGCAGTCAATAAACAGATTGTAAATGACCTTGATCTGTATGTTCAGGTGGGAAACACCTATTATCGTGGTAACCAATACTCTGGGGGTCAATCAGTGGCAAATCCACCTGGTCGGGATTCCCTTAATGTTGAGGAATGTGTAAGGGTAAATTCACCGACCGCCGGCGACTGGCTGGTGAGGATTGAAGGCCGAAATGTACCCTATGGACCACAGCCCTTTGCTTTGGTGATTACCTATACTGCCGCGACCGTTGCTGGAGTTGTTACAACTGATAAGGCAGTTTATCGTGCCAATGATTTCATTATTGACACCGTGCGGGTAAGAGTTGAGGACCCAAACTATGGGGTGGTTGGAATTAGGGATACAGTCCGTGTTGTGCTAACTGGGAAATACATTGAGACTCAACCCGAAACTCTGAGATGCGTGGAGCTTGCGGAGAGTGCATATGTCTTCAAAGGTGAGATACCGTTGCTCTTCCGTGGTGCAGTCCATGGTGATGGAAGACTCTCTGTCTGCCAGGGTGATACGATTTATGTCTCCTATACCGATAATAATCCTTCTTATGTTTCTACCACTTGGGCAGCGGTTGATGCCTGGTATTTTAACATCTACAATGTCCATTGTGAGAACATCGATGCTACATCAGTAGATATCTGCTGGAATACGAATGAAGGTGCAAATTCCAAGGTTTATTATGGCACGAATCCAAACAATCTCAACCTTGTAGCGCAAGTTGATACTCCTTACTGCATGCCGCATCGAGTAAAACTAACAGGATTAACGCCCAACACCATCTACTATTATGATGTGGAATCAAAAGATTTCCGCGGCAACGCAGTGCGCGACAACAATGGTGGTCTCCATTATACCTTCAAGACAAAACCTCAGGCTGGAATAGATGTTCTGGTTGTGGTATTGAACAACAATCTCCAGGGCACTGAATTTGCTCATCCAGACTTCATGAAGAATGCGCTCATTGCTGGTGGCTGGACTTATAACTGGTGGTCAACCAAGGATCAGGGACAGTATAGACGGAACGACTTAAAGTGGTATAAAGCCGTATATTTCCAGGTCGGACAGGAAAACTATCCAGTCTGGACGGTTGCCCAGAAAGAGACGATAAAGACCTATCATGATGGTGGTGCCCGTTTTGCCATGACCGGTCATGATATTGGTTGGGATACGTGGCAATACAGCCGGGTGGATACGATCTTCGCCAAGGACTATCTCCATTTCCGTTATATTGGTGATATCACCGCTACCACCTGGACTTCCTTGCGAGGTATTGCGGGTGATCCGATCTCTGGAAATTATACAGCGGGTGTGACTTATCAACCATTCCGGCAGGGCGCAGCAGGTGATTCTATTAGGCTTTCCGGGACTGGTGCAGCAGGAACTGGAACTTATGTCTGGCATGGTAATGCGGCGAATGATTCTTGCGGTATCAAATGGGAATCGACGAATAATATGGGAACACCAGGTGATGGTGTCTGGGGTGGCCAGCGGACAAGGGTGGTAACCAACGCGTTTGAGATCACTCAGATTGATACTACAAATCCCAATAGTACCACCCGGACCGATATTCTCAATAACATGTTCATCTGGCTGATTGGCCATGACCATCCGGATGTGACAATCTCTTCGCCGGTGGCAGGTCAGACCTATACCTCAAGCCCAATCACCATCTCCTGGACTGCAACCGCCTATGGTGGCGCCCAGATTGATACTACCTGGATTGAATACTCACCTGATGGTGGTTCAACCTGGTATCTGATTGCTTCTGGGACCAATCTTACTTCGCCTTATTCGTGGAATGTGAGTACCCTTCAGAATAGCAACAGATATCGGGTGCGGGTGACGGTCAATGATAAGAATGTCTATCCATCGATGAGGGGCTTTGCCGAGACCGGCAATTTCCGGATTAACATTGCGGGCAATGATGACCTTGGTCCAAAGGTGATACCGAATTCAATCATCGTGGCGAATAACCCGAAATTTGTAACTTCGACTGACACCGTTTTGACCTTTACGGCTGTAGTGAGTGATTCTGAAACTGGTTTGAGCACAATCGGTGCAGCAAGTTACATTGCCAAGAGTCCGAATGCCTCAAGTGGCGAAGTACCGATGACGGTCGTGGACGGTGCATGGGATGAGATTGTTGAAGATGTTGCCGGTTCTATCCGATTAGTTTACACGCCGAATGTGGTTAATATCTGCACACTCTTTGTCCGGGGCCGCGACAATGCATCATATCGTGCACAGAACTGGGGTGCCTGGTATTATAGGACTTTCACTTTGATCAATGGCGATATCCGTCCAGTAGGCATTAGCGAAGGTAGTAATATTATCCCTGTGGCATACAATCTTTCAGCGCCTATGCCCAATCCTGCAAAGGGAGTGGTCAGAATACACTATGCAATTCCTCATCCTACCAAGGTGACGCTGAAGATCTACAACTGTCTCGGTCAGGTAGTGCGGACACTGGTGGACGCCGAACAGAAACCAGGAGTTTACACCATTTACTGGGATGGCAGGGACGAGAATGGGCGACGGCTTGCTGCGGGAATTTATTTCTACCAGATGGTTTCTGACGAGTTCACTGATACAAAGAAGACGATCTTGCTGAAATAA